A single genomic interval of Amycolatopsis albispora harbors:
- a CDS encoding AMP-binding protein yields MLSGPIDVTSLRGRHETQRWNRVSVGDLCERLIWSRPDKAAVVGRDGAYAYPEHRRLTYRDVDELANRVANALAAQGLHAGERVSLFCENSVEALVTKLGIAKAGLVCAPVNPSLAPDVVSYLIEHVEARFAFVDAEFWPVAEGPVTAAGLTPIVLPIGGNVPEGVLSWTSFLDGAPADEPDVAIHGDDIWQILSTSGTTSMPKGVMLSHHYSYLAAYSFALPFSRGLRFESDLVLGTFLPIVYHIGDQLMLSTFLTGGTMVLGRRPDAQQIAEAITRESVTALWAGSPAMVNALVDALSTDPVRYDARSLRVLVYGWAALPPGTVAQLKRLCGEELQPMEILGQTEAIACHRFWVDQWRDTFLRTAPEQNYVGLPSPLLAAKIVDEQGHDLTDKPGTPGEVVYRSPVVTAGYYRNEAATKEAFQDGWFHSGDSCRDDADGLRVMLDRYKDIVKTGGENVSSLRVESVLHQHPAVAKAAVVGLPHERWGEAVTAFVVPTDGQTVTEEEVTEFCRSRLAGFETPKRIVVTDALPETVGGKVLKYKIRAEHQTLYHG; encoded by the coding sequence ATGTTGTCAGGTCCCATCGACGTGACCAGTCTTCGCGGCCGCCACGAAACCCAACGCTGGAACCGGGTCAGCGTCGGCGATCTGTGCGAGCGGCTGATCTGGAGCCGCCCCGACAAGGCGGCGGTGGTGGGCCGCGACGGAGCCTACGCCTATCCCGAGCACCGCAGGCTGACCTACCGCGATGTCGACGAGCTGGCCAACCGGGTGGCGAACGCGCTCGCCGCGCAGGGCCTGCACGCGGGCGAGCGGGTGTCGCTGTTCTGCGAGAACTCGGTCGAGGCGCTGGTCACCAAGCTGGGCATCGCCAAGGCGGGCCTGGTGTGCGCGCCGGTCAACCCGTCGCTCGCACCAGACGTCGTCAGTTACCTCATCGAGCACGTCGAGGCCCGGTTCGCCTTCGTCGATGCCGAGTTCTGGCCGGTCGCCGAGGGCCCCGTCACCGCCGCCGGGCTGACCCCGATCGTTCTCCCGATCGGCGGGAACGTGCCCGAGGGTGTGCTGAGCTGGACCTCCTTCCTCGACGGCGCGCCGGCCGACGAGCCCGACGTCGCGATCCACGGTGACGACATCTGGCAGATCCTGTCCACCTCGGGCACCACGTCCATGCCCAAGGGCGTGATGCTGTCACACCACTACAGCTACCTCGCCGCGTACAGCTTCGCGTTACCGTTCAGCCGCGGCCTGCGATTCGAGTCCGACCTGGTACTGGGCACGTTCCTGCCCATCGTCTACCACATCGGCGACCAACTGATGCTCTCGACGTTCCTGACCGGTGGGACAATGGTGCTCGGCCGGCGTCCCGACGCCCAGCAGATCGCCGAAGCGATCACCCGCGAGTCCGTCACAGCTCTGTGGGCTGGCTCGCCCGCGATGGTCAACGCACTGGTCGACGCGCTGTCGACCGACCCGGTCCGCTACGACGCTCGATCGCTGCGCGTGCTGGTCTACGGCTGGGCCGCGCTGCCGCCGGGCACTGTGGCCCAGCTCAAGCGGCTGTGCGGCGAGGAACTGCAGCCCATGGAGATCCTGGGGCAGACGGAGGCGATCGCGTGTCACCGCTTCTGGGTGGACCAGTGGCGGGACACCTTCCTGCGGACCGCGCCCGAACAGAACTACGTCGGACTCCCCAGCCCGCTGCTGGCCGCGAAGATCGTAGACGAACAGGGCCACGACTTGACGGACAAGCCAGGTACGCCCGGCGAGGTGGTCTACCGCTCGCCCGTAGTGACCGCCGGCTACTACCGCAACGAGGCGGCGACCAAGGAAGCGTTCCAGGACGGCTGGTTCCACTCCGGGGACAGTTGCCGCGACGACGCCGACGGCCTGCGCGTCATGCTCGACCGGTACAAGGACATCGTCAAGACCGGCGGGGAGAACGTCTCCAGCCTGCGCGTCGAGTCGGTACTGCACCAACACCCCGCGGTGGCCAAGGCCGCAGTAGTCGGCCTGCCCCACGAGCGGTGGGGTGAGGCGGTGACCGCGTTCGTGGTGCCCACCGACGGCCAGACGGTCACCGAGGAGGAGGTCACCGAGTTCTGCCGCTCCCGTCTGGCCGGGTTCGAAACACCCAAACGAATCGTGGTCACCGACGCGTTGCCCGAAACCGTCGGCGGCAAGGTGCTCAAGTACAAGATCCGGGCCGAGCACCAGACCCTGTACCACGGATGA